A genome region from Chloroflexia bacterium SDU3-3 includes the following:
- a CDS encoding PadR family transcriptional regulator, whose product MIKLPLTVECALLGFLRERPVHAYEMHQQMQQAEALGLVWHLKQSQLYALLTKLEDAGYIAADLEPQANRPPRKMLSLTEQGQVFFDQWRSTPVEHGRDFRIEFLAKLYFARQAGSGAVAQLLATQREACLGWLGALRDQSAALDEGSFEWLVVRFRIGQIEATLVWLDTCSSALAPAALC is encoded by the coding sequence ATGATCAAGCTCCCGCTTACGGTCGAGTGCGCGCTGCTCGGGTTTCTGCGCGAGCGCCCGGTGCACGCCTACGAGATGCACCAGCAGATGCAGCAGGCCGAGGCGCTTGGCCTGGTGTGGCATCTCAAGCAGAGCCAGCTCTACGCCCTGCTCACCAAGCTGGAGGACGCGGGCTATATCGCGGCAGATCTGGAGCCGCAGGCCAACCGCCCGCCGCGCAAGATGCTAAGCCTCACCGAGCAAGGCCAGGTGTTCTTCGACCAGTGGCGTAGCACGCCGGTCGAACACGGGCGCGATTTCCGCATTGAGTTCTTGGCCAAGCTGTACTTTGCCCGCCAGGCTGGCAGCGGGGCGGTCGCGCAGCTGCTGGCGACCCAGCGCGAGGCCTGCCTGGGCTGGCTGGGCGCGCTGCGCGATCAGTCCGCCGCGCTCGATGAAGGCTCGTTCGAGTGGCTGGTGGTGCGCTTTCGCATCGGTCAGATCGAGGCGACGCTGGTCTGGCTCGACACATGTAGCTCGGCGCTCGCCCCTGCGGCGCTCTGCTAG
- the modB gene encoding molybdate ABC transporter permease subunit: MVKVRRRRAAGLLLLCIPALLVLCVPLVALILRLDMLQIVSHLREPSVMQAVTLSLTTSGITVLIGVAIGTPLAYLLARRRFPGRRTLDTLMDLPMVLPPSVAGIALLLAFGRRGLFGPPLEALGLHIAFTQVAVVMAQLFVALPLYIKTASAGFVEIDRDLEQAAAVDGAGPGHVFWLITLPLSRTALITGAVLMWARALGEFGATIIFAGNFPGRTQTMPLAIYIGFELDLSVALTLSAILLVISFGVLFVVKGIFHRSV; this comes from the coding sequence ATGGTGAAGGTGCGGCGGCGCAGGGCGGCGGGGCTGCTGCTGCTGTGCATCCCGGCGCTGCTGGTGCTGTGTGTGCCGCTGGTGGCGCTTATCCTGCGGCTGGATATGCTGCAGATCGTCTCGCACCTGCGCGAGCCGTCGGTGATGCAGGCGGTGACGCTCAGCCTGACCACCAGCGGCATCACCGTGCTGATCGGCGTGGCGATCGGCACCCCGCTGGCCTACCTGCTGGCGCGGCGGCGCTTCCCAGGGCGGCGCACGCTCGACACGCTGATGGACCTGCCCATGGTGCTGCCGCCCTCGGTGGCTGGCATCGCCCTGCTGCTGGCCTTCGGGCGGCGCGGCCTGTTCGGGCCGCCGCTGGAGGCGCTGGGGCTGCATATCGCCTTCACCCAGGTGGCCGTGGTGATGGCCCAGCTGTTTGTCGCGCTGCCGCTCTACATCAAGACGGCCTCGGCGGGCTTTGTGGAGATCGACCGCGACCTGGAGCAGGCCGCGGCGGTGGATGGAGCAGGCCCTGGCCACGTGTTCTGGCTGATCACCCTGCCGCTCTCGCGCACGGCCCTGATTACGGGCGCGGTGCTGATGTGGGCACGCGCGCTGGGCGAGTTCGGCGCGACGATTATCTTCGCGGGCAATTTCCCCGGACGCACGCAGACGATGCCGCTGGCTATCTACATCGGCTTCGAGCTGGATCTGAGCGTGGCGCTCACGCTCTCGGCCATCCTGCTGGTGATCTCGTTCGGGGTGCTGTTTGTGGTCAAGGGCATCTTCCACCGCTCGGTCTAG
- the modA gene encoding molybdate ABC transporter substrate-binding protein: MSWVRRCSTLALLMVLCACAAQPSATAPVVEATAKPTAAPIPTFALPTAEAATAEAAASAPGDHVTLNVFAAASLTESFGDIGKKFEQAHPGVTVVFNFAGSQQLAQQIAQGAPVDVFASANTAQMKNVITAGQVISGTQQTFVRNRLVLITPKESSAGVAALADLARPGLKLILADRSVPVGQYALDVFAKASKLPEYTEAFSPTVLANVVSYEENVRAVLSKIALGEGDAGIVYTTDIVGDAADKVARIEIPDDLNTIATYPIATVKDAANADLAQQFVAYVLSQEGQGILAGYGFIPAAKP, from the coding sequence ATGAGCTGGGTTCGCAGATGTTCCACCTTGGCGCTGCTGATGGTGCTGTGCGCGTGTGCCGCGCAGCCCAGCGCCACCGCGCCCGTCGTTGAGGCCACCGCCAAGCCCACCGCCGCGCCCATCCCCACCTTCGCGCTGCCCACCGCCGAGGCCGCGACCGCCGAGGCTGCCGCCAGCGCCCCAGGCGACCATGTGACGCTGAATGTGTTTGCCGCTGCCTCGCTCACCGAGTCGTTTGGCGATATCGGTAAGAAGTTCGAGCAGGCCCACCCAGGCGTGACGGTGGTGTTCAACTTCGCTGGCTCGCAGCAGCTGGCGCAGCAGATCGCCCAGGGCGCGCCGGTGGATGTGTTCGCTTCGGCCAACACCGCGCAGATGAAGAACGTGATCACGGCGGGCCAGGTGATCAGCGGCACCCAGCAGACCTTCGTGCGCAACCGGTTGGTGCTGATCACGCCCAAAGAGTCGTCGGCGGGTGTCGCAGCGCTGGCCGATCTGGCCAGGCCTGGCCTCAAGCTCATCCTGGCCGATAGGTCGGTGCCGGTGGGCCAGTATGCGCTGGATGTGTTTGCCAAGGCCTCCAAGCTGCCCGAGTACACCGAGGCCTTCAGCCCGACGGTGCTGGCGAACGTGGTATCCTACGAGGAGAACGTGCGCGCGGTGCTCAGCAAGATCGCGCTGGGCGAGGGCGATGCGGGCATCGTCTACACCACCGATATCGTCGGCGACGCGGCAGATAAGGTGGCGCGGATCGAGATCCCCGACGACCTGAATACGATCGCCACCTACCCGATCGCCACCGTGAAGGATGCGGCAAACGCCGATCTGGCGCAGCAGTTTGTGGCGTATGTGCTCTCGCAGGAGGGCCAGGGCATCCTGGCTGGCTACGGCTTCATCCCGGCCGCCAAGCCCTAG